The following DNA comes from Fervidibacillus albus.
ATTTTCATCAGTTCTTGGAACATTATCATCCATTGATCCTGTCCTGTCATTTGGAACATTTTGATTCCTAGATACAATCGATGAGTTATTCCCATCACCGAAACCGATATTCCCCATACTTGACATCCCTCGGTTCATCATTTCAATACTCGGACCGGCAATGGGTGTATTAGAATTTCCTTCTTTATGAATCGTAATCCACGTCCAATAAGATGGAATGACCAATAGCGATAGGATGGCAGTAATCGATAAATAATATGCCCATTTTTCCTTCTTTTTCATGACAAGGAGCATGACGAAGAAAAAGATACCCGCTCCGATCGCACCAAACATCCAGTTTAAGGACACATACTCTCGATTTTGGTAAATGATGAGTCCCTCAAATAAAAAAGTAACAAAAATGGCAAAGGGAAGAAGCTTACTTTCCCACCCGTTATTTTCTTTAAATCGGGTCCATAAAACTGTCCATCCAATCCCCGTTAATGCTGCGATTGCCGGACCCATCATACTCAAGTAGTACTGATGGAAAAACTGAGCGATGCTAAAAAAGATCATCATCGGAATAAGCCAAGCTAACCAAAATAAGGCAAACAAATGTTGGTTTGTCCAATTTTTCCTTCTCAATAACGGTTGAATAAAAGGTATGAATCCGATAAAGGTGAAGGGAATTAAAAAGCTAATTTGTCCAGAAAGTTCCTTTGAAAAAAGACGGAGAACACCTGGGCTCCCAGTTCCAAACGTGTCTCCTGTACCTCCCCTGCTATTTGAACTTAGAAAACTTTGGGATGGTTGTTGCATTTGCATCCTTTGGTCAGTAGTGCGATCATTCGGAGATCCATTTTGTTGTGAGTCATCTCTAATTCCAGTAGCATCTCCACCTATCATTCCCCTACCCTGCGTCATCCCTGTTTGTAGATTCCTACTAGAGCCGTTCGTTGGTCCTGTTAACCGCTCAATCCCGTTATATCCAAAGGCAAGTTCAATAGCAGAGTTCGTTTCGCTTCCTCCGATATACGGACGATCGTTTTCCGGTGTAAATTCCACAACAAGGGCCCAAGAAAGTGAAATGAGAATGAGGACAACCGATGCAAAAATGAGTTGATTTAGTTTTTTTATCCAGCTTCCTTTCATAGCAAGAAAATAAAAAAGATAGAAAGCAGGCAAAACCATATACGCTTGTAACATTTTAATATTGAATCCAACGCCAACGAGAGCAACACTGAGTAGAAACCAATTTAATTTTTTCCTCTCCACCGACTTCATTAGAGCCCAAGTTGCCATTAAAAGAGTCAAAATTAATATACTATCCACATTGTTTGTACGGACAACCGCAACGAATATTGGGGAACAGGCTAAAACGAGACTGGATAAAAGACCAGCAATTCTGCCAAATTTCGGTTTTACTAAATGATACATCATCCAAACCGAAATCACGCCTGCCAACGCTTCTGGAAATATTACACTAAGATCACTCAAACCGAAAATATAGGCACTCATCGCTTGAATCCATAACGCAACCGGTGGCTTATCCACTGTAATAAACCCGCCTGGATCAAAGGAAGCATAGAAAAAATTATGAAAACTCGTCAACATACTTTTGACTGCCACTTTGTAATATTCATTGGAACCTGCATGTTGAAGAAAGTAAAAGTTAAAAAAAACGGAAAGGGCAATGATTCCAACTAATAATAAATCGATTTTTTTGATTACCTTTCGAATCAAGAAAATCTCCCCTTCTTTTCAAGAATAAAACCATTATTCTTTATTCATTTTTTTACAATACCAAAGAAAAATGAAAAATAAGTGAAAAATTGATTCATGGAATGAAATGACACGTATCTTGACCATTTATTTTTAAAACATTTGTTTCCGATGCATTCGGTTAAATATATACGCTAATCAAAATGAAACCGATATTTTGAAATCCCCTCTCTTTTTTCACCGTTTTTTCATTTTTTCTATATAAAATTAAATCATCGTTTCTTCATCATCGGCTATTTTTTCCATAAAGGAATCGTCGTGTCAATGGAAAAGCGAATTGGAGGAATAAAAATGGTAAAATATTCGATTATTATTCCCGTATATAATGAAGAATCCGTTATTCGTGAAACATATACACGGTTAAAAATGGTTATGGATCAAACGGATGGATCGTATGAATTGTTGTTTGTTAATGATGGAAGTGATGACGATACGCTAAAAATTATAAAGGAACTAGCCTACTATGACGGCTCTGTAAAATATTTAGATTTCTCAAGAAATTTTGGTCATCAAATTGCAATAACCGCTGGAATGGACTATGCCGCCGGGGAAGCAATCGTAATTATCGATGCAGATTTACAGGATCCCCCTGAATTGATTTTAGAAATGATTCAAAAATGGGAAGACGGATATGATGTTGTATATGCAAAGCGAACGAGACGAAAGGGAGAAACTTTATTTAAAAAAATAACCGCACATTTATTTTACCGACTATTACGGGCAGCCACAGATATTGATATTCCTGTTGATACGGGGGATTTCCGTCTAATCGACCGAAAAGTATGTAATCTCCTCGTTGAAATGAGGGAACGGAATCGATTTGTAAGGGGGCTTGTCAGTTGGGTAGGGTTTAAACAGACAGCAATCGAATATGAACGGGACGAACGTTTTGCGGGTGAATCGAAATACCCATTAAAAAAAATGATGCGTTTTTCATTAGATGGGCTGACTTCTTTTTCATATAAACCGCTAAAATTAGCGAGCATCCTCGGGTTCCTTCTCTCATTCGGTAGCATTATAGGAATGATGTTTATTGTGTATTTAAAATTATTTACCGAGCTAACGGTTACCGGGTGGTCATCACTTCTTATAACCATTCTTTTTTTTAACGGTGTGATACTGATAATTCTCGGTCTAATCGGAGAATACATTGGTAGAATATATGACGAGGTGAAAAACCGTCCCCTGTATATACTAAAAGATCAACTACGGGTCTATGAACGACGGGAAAGGGAAAAGGAACATGCGAACCATTAAACACCAACTAGAAATTTTCTTGCGTTTCATTACGGTCGGTATAGGAAATTCCCTCGTTGATTTTGGTGTATTCGTTGTTCTTACCCAATTTGGAGTTTACTATTTAATCGCCCATTTTTTTTCCTATGGAGCAGGAATGGTGAATAGTTTCGTTTGGAATCGAATTTGGACGTTTCAAGTAAAAACGAAAACGAATTCGAAAGAAATGGCTCGGTTTTTTATCGTTAACGCTTTTTCTGCTTTCTTTTCTTTCATTCTTTTATATATTTTCAAACAAAACGAAGGATTCCCTTTAATATTCAGTAAATTATTCGCTACAATTGGAGGAATGATCATTAATTTTATTGGCACCCGCACCTGGGTATTTAAACAAATATAAAAGGCTACATAAAACGGTCTTGTTCGTTGAAAATGTCATTCATTGTTTCATCTAATGATGGATGTTTTGTCAATCCACAAAGATAAACTGTTGTCCAAAGAAAGTAAAATGATTGGACGAATAATTGCTCGTTCCGTAGCATTTGTATAGACGAAATAAAAGCCAATGAAATTTAAAACAAAAATTTCATTGACTTTTTCTTTTAAAAAGAGAGTATTATCTCATTTTCTTACTTATCGAATATTTAGTCTACCCACTTCTTTCTAAACAATGAATCATTTCGTTCGTTTCAATAGCCGAATCCATTTTTTCCGCAAATCATTCCAACCGGATGGATTGTCTTCTTGTCGATATATAAAGCGTTCATAGGCGAAAGTCAGTTGAATCATGTCATCGCCTGTAAAAAATTTATCTACCCGCTTAGCAAAATTCCGTAACGTTTCCCCTTCCTCTTTTTCAAGCCCGAACCGCTTCAACTGCTTCAATAAACCGATGTAAGCTTGAGCAAAGGATGCATCGTCTTGATTCTTTCGATGTTTGAAGATGAGCCAATACGGAATCCATTTTCTACGGAACAAATACATAAGAACGGCGACGAGGGCAACGGTAATCAACGTACCAATGAGTTGATTTTTATACTGGAGTAACATTTGGCTAAATGTAATGTGTTCCTCCGTTTGTTCGGAGTCAGACGTTTCTTCATCCATTTCCGAATCATTTTCCGACTGTTGATTATCCAATTCCGGTGTTTGGGAATTTTCCGCCGTTTCGCCTTCTGATGATTCCGTCTCTACTCGAGAAAGATCATAGTAAAAGTCTACTGGGCTTTCAAATCCTTTTGTCGGTTCAAAGGGGACCCAGCCGATATTAGGTAAGTACGCTTCCACCCAAGAATGGGCATTGTTATTCGTAATGACGTAGCGATCCAACTTATCATTGCCTTCTTCTACTTTTAAACCCGGTGTATATCCCTTCACCCATCTTGCAGGAACGCCAATCGATCTCAACATGACGACCATCGATGTTGAAAAATTGTCACAATAACCGGTTTTCGTTTCAAACAAAAATTGATCGACATAATCCTCATCTTCGTCTGGAATCGCAACATTTACCGTGTCGTAAGTGAACTCATAGCTTTGCAAATATTGCTCAATTGCCTTCGCTTTGTCATACCAATTACTTTCTTCCTCGGTTAACTGTATAGCTAAATCCGTAACCCGTTCTGGCAGTGTTTCTGGAAGTTGGGTATACTGCTCATAAAAAGATTCAGAAACCGCTCCGTCGTAATTCGATTCACTTAATTCACGTAAACGATAGATTTCAAAGGAAGGTGGATTATAAGAAGTATAATAATTCGAAGGCATGATTTCTGTCCAGTAAAACTTTTCATTTAATTTATCGATCCCAAAGGATTTATCTAAGTTTTCGGAATCTGTGACGTTCGTATATAGTTTATAAATCCCATATGGATAAATAATATGATTTACTTCATCGACATACTCCACATTTGCAAGCTGTGCTTCTTCACTTAAAAACTCATTTCTCACGCTATTCATTTGGATAGAATCGTTAAACGATGTTATCGCTTTTCTTTCCTCCGATTTTTCCCATCCCTTTCCCGTATAGACATCCTTCGTTTCTACTCTCCAATATTGGGGATCGGAGGAACGGGCGATAAATACGGGAGAGTTATCTTGAATAAACGGTCCACCAAGGCGGGAATCATCTTCATCGTAACCAACTTTTTGTATCTTCTTCCCACCGCTCCCAATAAAATGGTGTTCTGCGTACGATTTGATGAATGGAATCGGATCGGGCCAAATGGGGTCTGCCTTTGGAACCACGATTCCGACTGTCGTACTTAATAAAATGACAGAACCTAACAGAAAAATCCATTTCTTCTTTAGACGTTTCGTAATCGATACTTGATTTTTATTTATCATCCGGTAAAAATTCAATAAACCTAAAGCAAAAAAGCCAAGTATAAATGTGCGAATGATTGCGAATTTTGCATTATACGGGAAAAACGTGTCCATGATTATTAAAAATAAAACGGTAAACAAAAGAAAATAGAACAGTCGCATTTTTACGGTAATCCAATAGTTTAATAAATAGACGAGTAACCAAAGCAATATGAAAAACAACAGCGTTCGGAAGGGATCGGTAATTTCTACCCATTCGGCACGAAAAATATGTATTCCGTTATTAATAATACTCTGTATAAACAAAAACAACGCTTCACCGCTAAAAATAGATACTTGAAAGTGAACGATCGTAATGGCGACGAAAATATAGATGCTATTGGCGATTAAACGAATATATATCGGTACATTAAGAAAATAGTAGCTGAAAGTCAAAATTAAAAAGAATAAAAATATGTTCATGCTCAAAAAATGGGTAATCGTATTGAGTGGTCTGAGCCATTCCCAAGTTAAGAGGAAGGCGATGGTATAGAGAATGAATATTTCCAAGCTTTTTTTCTTCATAACCATTACCACGTCCCCCTTACAAAACTTCGAACGAAATCTCCTTCGTAAATTGTTTTTGCTAAAATTCCCCTCTGTTTCGCCAAATCATCCAGTCTCTGTTCTTCGACTGTCATTTTACTCAATTTTGGTTTCACGACAAATAAAACAGGAGTGACTTTTTTCGACAGCAGGGAGCCGATTTGATCGATGACCTCTTTCGACCACGTCGTTGTAATGAAAAGAATCATTTGACTTCTCCATAGCAACAACTTTTCCAATTCGATTACTTTCGAAAAAGAAACAGGCTGATCATCTTCCACTGCCGCCAAATGATAAAATAGCCTACGCAGATGGGAATCTCCCCCGCGAACCGGAATAAAACTCCGTTGTTCTCCGTGGGAAACGAGTCCAACTTGAGCGCCTTTTTTAATGATTGCACGAACGGCCGATGCTACGAAGGTGACGAGTAATTCGAAATCAATACTTTCCGTCCGGTCCATAACGATGAGAATGTCGTGGGATTGTCTTTGTTCAAATTCCTTCGTTAAAATGTCGTTTTTTCGCGCAGAAGCTTTCCAATGAATCCACGAAAAACGATCTCCTTGTTCATATTCCCGAACGCTAATGGCCATCGTCGTATCCCGTTGTACTTTGTCCTTCGTTGCCGTTTTTCCCATTTCGAATTTGCTTTCAAAAGGTTCATATACGAAATCTACATAGGAAGGATAGACAAATATTTTATGAATTTGTGGGAAACGGTTCTCCCTCGTAATAAACCCGAATATATCGCCCGTTTTCAAATTAACTGAAGAAAACTCATATTCACCCCGGGGCAAACGGTTAATTGTATAGCGGTACGTAAACGTTTTTTTAAATAACGGGTATACGATAAACTTCAACGATTGACCGGTTCGGATACGGAATTTTTCAGAAATTTCCTCTTCAATGACTAAAAAAAGGATTGGAAACCAATTTGGACGACTCAATTGAAGTTCTACGGTCATCGCATCCCCTGCTTGGTATTCCCGTTGTTTTAATTCACGTTTCACAGACCAATTTTTTATTGGAATGAAACGAATGAGTATAGAATAAAGGGCGAAGGGAGAAAACGCACCGAATAAAAACCAACTGACAAAGCCACCTTGAAACATAGCATAGGAAAAACTTGCAACGACTAGAACGACTAATACAAATAGCTGAAAAAATTTTTTCGTTCGTATCGATAGTTTTTTCATCGTTTCACAAACCTTTGAATCGGAACTTTCACACGGTTTAATATAGAAAAGATAACTTCTTCCTCTGTCACGCCTTCGTACTTCGCTTCAGAACGCAAAAGAAGGCGATGGGATAAAATATGTGGTGCTAAAAATTGAACGTCATCTGGTAATACGAAATCCCGACCGTTCAAGAAAGCATACGCTTTAGCAGCCTTCATTAACGCAATCGATCCCCGAGGACTGACCCCTAAATACAATTGATGATGGTTCCTCGTTTGCGTGGCGATGTTAATAATGTACTCTTTCACCGTCTCATCGATGAAAACCTTTTTCGCCTCTTCTTGAAGTTGAATTAATTCATCAACGGTAATAACCGGTTCAATCGTTTCAACGGTCGTATTATGATGGGCACGGGTTAAAACTTCCATTTCCTCATCGATAGTCGGGTAACCCATTTTCATTTTAAGCAAAAACCGGTCTAATTGGGCCTCTGGAAGCGGATATGTACCTTCGTATTCAATCGGATTTTGCGTTGCCATTACGAAAAACGGCTTCGGTAACGTATATGTATGCCCATCAATGGTGACGTTCCCTTCCTCCATTCCTTCAAGCAATGCGGACTGAGTTTTCGGGGATGTCCGATTAATTTCATCAGCTAAAATGATATTTCCCATAATCGGACCAGGACGAAATTCAAATTCCATTTCTTTTTGATTATAAATTGAAACCCCTAACACATCGGATGGAAGAAGGTCCGGGGTAAATTGAATTCGTTTAAATGATGCATTCACCGATTTGGCTAACGTTTTGACGAGCATCGTTTTTCCTACTCCAGGAATATCTTCTATTAGTACATGTCCTTCTGCTAAAAGAGCCGTCAAACTTAAAATGGCTTCTCTTCTTTTTCCGACGATAACTTTTTCAATGTTTTCGATAATCTTGCTTAATTTCGGATGCATCGGTTGTCCGTTCATCAAATACCTCCTTAAAATACAATGAATGGATAGCATAAAACAAAATGGAAGATTACTATAATTGTACCATTATTTTTTATATTTTATAATTTATTTATGATTTTTTCTAGTTTGATACTTATTTACCCACACTCAATGAATGTGTACAAAAAAAACATCCATTTTCAACACGTTTGAAAATGGATACATCCTTTCCGTTAGCATCGTTATTGAACAGTTGTTTTCCCCGCATATACCGATGTAACGACCGTCCGATTGAACGGATAACCATTGACTGTCTTCCCTTCAATATCAATCGTCACGTTATAAATTCCGTCCCCAAAAGGATTCACGCGAATTTCTCTCGTTTTTGCATCTTTTTTAATCATTGCCCGTTCGACTCGCTTGTTTTTCACATCCATATATTCCAAAGAGATATTTGCTGTCATCAAACCGGAATTCCGTTTATACGAATTGGCGGAAACGGAAATTTTCAATTCATTTCCACCGTAAGCCTTCACGACTAAATCTTCGTTTAAAGAACTATCAAAGACGATGTTCATTAAGTAATGTTCTTCCTTTTGAACGGCAATGATCTTCCATTTTCCTGGAACCGGTTTGTTAATCGAGCGTTGATATACATAAGCCCCTTGAAAAATTGGTGATTCGTCCACAGTCACAGAAAAATCCGTAATCGTATTTCCATTTGGATCGAGCAATACGATATCTGTATCCTTTTTTTCACTCAGCCAATTGACCGTCATTTCCTTTACCCCATCTTCCACATAAAACGTTTCCTCTACTTTTCCTTTATAGTGCCCCCCACGGTAATAAGTTTGCAAGTTCGGCCTTGCCTCCCTTTCATCTAATTGGTATTCAAATGCATTTCTTTGATTGGTTACATCTGTAATCCCTTGTAATTGGAAATAAGGAGAAATATAGTTAAATATAGAACTCCCTTCTTTAATCGTTGTATGATTCCAATCGCCGACAGCAAGCTCATTCCCATAATTCAGTCTTGAACGTGCAACCGTTACAGCTCCATCATTTTCTCCGTACGTGCTTAAATATAAACCGCCCCAATAAAGGGAACTGCCGAAGGATCCCCATTTTGTCCCTGCCAGCGTATAAAAGGGCACCTTTTGAACGTTCGGATGTGCGTCGGTTTGTTGACGAAAATTTTCCATATACCCCGTTTGTAACGAATACGTAGCGTCATTTTTACTTCCGAGAATATCAGCTAGCCACCCAGCCCATGAACTGTAGGCAAGATCAGCTAATTCCGATCCTTGATGAGGTGATGATAAAGTGATGACCCGTTGGACGTAAGGATGGGCCCCATAATGAACGAGAGCCGATTGAGTGTCAACTCCACCTTTACTATGGGCAACGATGACAAGTTTCTTCCCAAAATGGTCGTACATTTCTTCAATGACATCTGCAAGCAATTGTCCGTTATCCCACATGTTCCGAGTCGGATATAAATTGATATATGCCGTCTGATAACCGTTTTGATAGGCGATTTCATCCATATCGTTGGAATCGGTCCAAGTTGCCGATGAACTGTTCAATCCGTGGACAAACAGAATCGGTGCTTTATTCGGATCGACCCTTGCTGGAATCTCCCCTTCATACCATTCCCCCGGATTTGTCGTCGGTTCTCCCTTTCCAAAAGAGCCAGCAAAAGTTTGAACAGGAAGTGTACAAAAAAGGACAACAATCATGAGAAATCGGACGATTTTTGTCAAGTACATCCCCCCTATTTATTCTGTATTTCAAATATATGCAACGATAATCTAAATTTGTTCTTAATCGGGAAGGTAGATAAAAGAAATTTT
Coding sequences within:
- a CDS encoding GtrA family protein is translated as MRTIKHQLEIFLRFITVGIGNSLVDFGVFVVLTQFGVYYLIAHFFSYGAGMVNSFVWNRIWTFQVKTKTNSKEMARFFIVNAFSAFFSFILLYIFKQNEGFPLIFSKLFATIGGMIINFIGTRTWVFKQI
- a CDS encoding glycosyltransferase family 39 protein, which produces MIRKVIKKIDLLLVGIIALSVFFNFYFLQHAGSNEYYKVAVKSMLTSFHNFFYASFDPGGFITVDKPPVALWIQAMSAYIFGLSDLSVIFPEALAGVISVWMMYHLVKPKFGRIAGLLSSLVLACSPIFVAVVRTNNVDSILILTLLMATWALMKSVERKKLNWFLLSVALVGVGFNIKMLQAYMVLPAFYLFYFLAMKGSWIKKLNQLIFASVVLILISLSWALVVEFTPENDRPYIGGSETNSAIELAFGYNGIERLTGPTNGSSRNLQTGMTQGRGMIGGDATGIRDDSQQNGSPNDRTTDQRMQMQQPSQSFLSSNSRGGTGDTFGTGSPGVLRLFSKELSGQISFLIPFTFIGFIPFIQPLLRRKNWTNQHLFALFWLAWLIPMMIFFSIAQFFHQYYLSMMGPAIAALTGIGWTVLWTRFKENNGWESKLLPFAIFVTFLFEGLIIYQNREYVSLNWMFGAIGAGIFFFVMLLVMKKKEKWAYYLSITAILSLLVIPSYWTWITIHKEGNSNTPIAGPSIEMMNRGMSSMGNIGFGDGNNSSIVSRNQNVPNDRTGSMDDNVPRTDENSENGNTNLLTYLEENFDEEKWFLAVPSARDAYSFMLNTDYAVMAMGGFKGTDPALTPEKLEELAENGEVKFFLISSEGQSFQNEPVITWIMENCEVVPDSEWSDTSINDDNSRQMDSETLYMYKK
- a CDS encoding lipase family alpha/beta hydrolase; amino-acid sequence: MTKIVRFLMIVVLFCTLPVQTFAGSFGKGEPTTNPGEWYEGEIPARVDPNKAPILFVHGLNSSSATWTDSNDMDEIAYQNGYQTAYINLYPTRNMWDNGQLLADVIEEMYDHFGKKLVIVAHSKGGVDTQSALVHYGAHPYVQRVITLSSPHQGSELADLAYSSWAGWLADILGSKNDATYSLQTGYMENFRQQTDAHPNVQKVPFYTLAGTKWGSFGSSLYWGGLYLSTYGENDGAVTVARSRLNYGNELAVGDWNHTTIKEGSSIFNYISPYFQLQGITDVTNQRNAFEYQLDEREARPNLQTYYRGGHYKGKVEETFYVEDGVKEMTVNWLSEKKDTDIVLLDPNGNTITDFSVTVDESPIFQGAYVYQRSINKPVPGKWKIIAVQKEEHYLMNIVFDSSLNEDLVVKAYGGNELKISVSANSYKRNSGLMTANISLEYMDVKNKRVERAMIKKDAKTREIRVNPFGDGIYNVTIDIEGKTVNGYPFNRTVVTSVYAGKTTVQ
- a CDS encoding transglutaminase TgpA family protein, whose translation is MVMKKKSLEIFILYTIAFLLTWEWLRPLNTITHFLSMNIFLFFLILTFSYYFLNVPIYIRLIANSIYIFVAITIVHFQVSIFSGEALFLFIQSIINNGIHIFRAEWVEITDPFRTLLFFILLWLLVYLLNYWITVKMRLFYFLLFTVLFLIIMDTFFPYNAKFAIIRTFILGFFALGLLNFYRMINKNQVSITKRLKKKWIFLLGSVILLSTTVGIVVPKADPIWPDPIPFIKSYAEHHFIGSGGKKIQKVGYDEDDSRLGGPFIQDNSPVFIARSSDPQYWRVETKDVYTGKGWEKSEERKAITSFNDSIQMNSVRNEFLSEEAQLANVEYVDEVNHIIYPYGIYKLYTNVTDSENLDKSFGIDKLNEKFYWTEIMPSNYYTSYNPPSFEIYRLRELSESNYDGAVSESFYEQYTQLPETLPERVTDLAIQLTEEESNWYDKAKAIEQYLQSYEFTYDTVNVAIPDEDEDYVDQFLFETKTGYCDNFSTSMVVMLRSIGVPARWVKGYTPGLKVEEGNDKLDRYVITNNNAHSWVEAYLPNIGWVPFEPTKGFESPVDFYYDLSRVETESSEGETAENSQTPELDNQQSENDSEMDEETSDSEQTEEHITFSQMLLQYKNQLIGTLITVALVAVLMYLFRRKWIPYWLIFKHRKNQDDASFAQAYIGLLKQLKRFGLEKEEGETLRNFAKRVDKFFTGDDMIQLTFAYERFIYRQEDNPSGWNDLRKKWIRLLKRTK
- a CDS encoding DUF58 domain-containing protein, translated to MKKLSIRTKKFFQLFVLVVLVVASFSYAMFQGGFVSWFLFGAFSPFALYSILIRFIPIKNWSVKRELKQREYQAGDAMTVELQLSRPNWFPILFLVIEEEISEKFRIRTGQSLKFIVYPLFKKTFTYRYTINRLPRGEYEFSSVNLKTGDIFGFITRENRFPQIHKIFVYPSYVDFVYEPFESKFEMGKTATKDKVQRDTTMAISVREYEQGDRFSWIHWKASARKNDILTKEFEQRQSHDILIVMDRTESIDFELLVTFVASAVRAIIKKGAQVGLVSHGEQRSFIPVRGGDSHLRRLFYHLAAVEDDQPVSFSKVIELEKLLLWRSQMILFITTTWSKEVIDQIGSLLSKKVTPVLFVVKPKLSKMTVEEQRLDDLAKQRGILAKTIYEGDFVRSFVRGTW
- a CDS encoding AAA family ATPase, producing the protein MNGQPMHPKLSKIIENIEKVIVGKRREAILSLTALLAEGHVLIEDIPGVGKTMLVKTLAKSVNASFKRIQFTPDLLPSDVLGVSIYNQKEMEFEFRPGPIMGNIILADEINRTSPKTQSALLEGMEEGNVTIDGHTYTLPKPFFVMATQNPIEYEGTYPLPEAQLDRFLLKMKMGYPTIDEEMEVLTRAHHNTTVETIEPVITVDELIQLQEEAKKVFIDETVKEYIINIATQTRNHHQLYLGVSPRGSIALMKAAKAYAFLNGRDFVLPDDVQFLAPHILSHRLLLRSEAKYEGVTEEEVIFSILNRVKVPIQRFVKR
- a CDS encoding glycosyltransferase family 2 protein, with product MVKYSIIIPVYNEESVIRETYTRLKMVMDQTDGSYELLFVNDGSDDDTLKIIKELAYYDGSVKYLDFSRNFGHQIAITAGMDYAAGEAIVIIDADLQDPPELILEMIQKWEDGYDVVYAKRTRRKGETLFKKITAHLFYRLLRAATDIDIPVDTGDFRLIDRKVCNLLVEMRERNRFVRGLVSWVGFKQTAIEYERDERFAGESKYPLKKMMRFSLDGLTSFSYKPLKLASILGFLLSFGSIIGMMFIVYLKLFTELTVTGWSSLLITILFFNGVILIILGLIGEYIGRIYDEVKNRPLYILKDQLRVYERREREKEHANH